The Desulfuromonas versatilis genome has a segment encoding these proteins:
- the hutG gene encoding formimidoylglutamase has translation MRQRPDMALWQGRRDPEEGERAKRWHQCIAPLREGSPRGIVVAGVCSDEGVRRNQGRPGARGGPEAIRRAMANQAFHLERPLYDGGNLLCPENHLEDLAQEQARWIEGFLHQGHFPIILGGGHEIALGNYLGLSRHLAKNNPAPSIGIVNFDAHFDLRQGQAPTSGTPFRQVAEYCWKEDLPFLYFCLGISETANTAALFDRAEALGVQYLKDEELTPWNLALAEARLREFLTECDALYLSIDLDVLPGAVAPGVSAPAIRGVSLEVLEHLLRFLRSEAGAKLKLADLAECNPEDDPDGRTARVAARLAHLLAREVPAPVPDKGVEYE, from the coding sequence ATGCGACAACGGCCTGACATGGCCCTCTGGCAGGGCCGCCGCGACCCCGAAGAGGGGGAGCGCGCCAAACGCTGGCACCAGTGCATCGCCCCCCTGCGGGAGGGCTCGCCCCGGGGGATCGTCGTCGCCGGGGTCTGCAGCGACGAAGGGGTGCGCCGCAACCAGGGCCGACCCGGCGCCCGGGGCGGCCCCGAGGCCATCCGCAGAGCCATGGCCAACCAGGCCTTTCACCTCGAGCGCCCTCTCTATGACGGCGGCAACCTGCTCTGCCCCGAAAACCACCTGGAAGACCTCGCCCAGGAGCAGGCCCGCTGGATCGAAGGGTTTCTGCATCAGGGCCATTTCCCCATCATCCTCGGCGGCGGCCACGAGATCGCCCTCGGCAACTACCTGGGGCTGAGCCGCCATCTGGCCAAAAACAACCCTGCCCCGAGCATCGGCATCGTCAATTTCGACGCCCACTTCGACCTGCGCCAGGGGCAGGCCCCGACCTCCGGGACCCCCTTCCGCCAGGTCGCCGAATACTGCTGGAAGGAGGACCTTCCCTTTCTCTATTTCTGCCTCGGCATCAGCGAAACCGCCAACACCGCCGCCCTCTTCGACCGCGCCGAAGCCCTCGGGGTGCAGTATCTGAAGGACGAGGAACTCACCCCGTGGAACCTGGCCCTGGCCGAGGCACGGCTGCGCGAGTTTCTGACCGAATGCGATGCCCTATACTTGAGCATCGATCTCGACGTGCTGCCCGGCGCCGTCGCCCCGGGGGTTTCCGCACCGGCGATCCGGGGAGTGTCTCTTGAGGTGCTGGAGCACCTGCTGCGCTTTCTGCGCAGCGAGGCGGGTGCCAAGCTGAAGCTGGCGGATCTTGCCGAGTGCAACCCGGAGGATGATCCCGACGGGCGAACCGCCCGGGTGGCCGCGCGGCTGGCCCACTTGCTGGCCCGGGAGGTGCCTGCGCCGGTGCCGGACAAGGGGGTGGAGTACGAGTAG
- the hutI gene encoding imidazolonepropionase, translated as MTSDFSRCRRIWSNVRLATLDPTVAAPYGLLENHALGIRDGIIAAIAPAGAVESAAADAQIIDGGGALLTPGLIDSHTHLVYGGHRADEFERRLQGASYQEIAKAGGGILATVRATRALSEAQLVAQARPRLLALLEEGVTTVEIKSGYGLTLADELKMLRAARQLAREFPVRIRTTLLAAHVVPPEFACNPDDWVELICSDLIPRVAGEGLAEAVDVFCEQIAFNPAQTERMFTAARDRGLGIKIHAEQLSPTGGAALAARFGAWSADHLECLDEAGVQALRQAGTVAALLPGAYYFLRETRKPPVELLRRCRVPMALATDLNPGTSPLASLRLMMNLGCVLFGLTPEEALLGVSRHAARALGLYDSLGMLAVGRSADMLLWDLDHPAQLAGQVGTPRPLQRIFAGEITHATTA; from the coding sequence ATGACCTCGGACTTCTCCCGCTGCCGGCGCATCTGGAGCAACGTGCGGCTGGCCACCCTCGACCCGACCGTAGCGGCCCCCTACGGCCTACTGGAGAACCATGCCCTGGGGATCAGGGACGGGATCATCGCCGCCATCGCCCCGGCCGGCGCTGTCGAATCCGCTGCGGCCGACGCCCAGATCATCGACGGCGGCGGTGCCCTGCTGACCCCCGGGCTGATCGACAGCCACACCCACCTGGTCTACGGCGGTCACCGGGCCGACGAATTCGAGCGGCGCCTGCAGGGAGCCAGCTACCAGGAGATCGCCAAGGCCGGCGGGGGCATCCTGGCCACGGTCCGGGCCACCCGGGCCCTCAGCGAGGCGCAGCTGGTCGCTCAGGCGCGGCCGCGCCTGCTGGCGCTGCTCGAGGAGGGGGTGACCACCGTCGAAATCAAATCGGGCTACGGGTTGACCCTAGCTGACGAGCTGAAAATGCTCCGCGCCGCCAGGCAGCTGGCCCGAGAGTTCCCGGTGCGCATCCGCACCACCCTGCTGGCGGCCCACGTGGTCCCGCCCGAGTTCGCCTGCAATCCCGACGACTGGGTCGAATTGATCTGCAGCGACCTCATCCCCCGCGTCGCCGGGGAAGGACTGGCCGAGGCGGTGGACGTGTTCTGCGAACAGATCGCCTTCAACCCCGCCCAGACCGAGCGGATGTTCACCGCGGCAAGAGACCGCGGCCTGGGGATCAAAATCCACGCGGAACAGCTTTCGCCTACCGGAGGCGCGGCCCTTGCCGCTCGCTTCGGCGCCTGGTCCGCCGATCATCTCGAATGCCTGGATGAAGCCGGCGTGCAGGCGTTGCGGCAGGCCGGCACCGTGGCCGCGCTGCTCCCCGGGGCCTATTACTTTCTGCGCGAAACCCGCAAGCCGCCGGTGGAGCTGCTGCGCCGCTGCCGGGTGCCCATGGCGCTGGCCACGGATCTCAACCCGGGGACTTCGCCCCTGGCCTCGCTGCGGCTGATGATGAACCTGGGCTGCGTGCTCTTCGGCCTTACCCCCGAAGAGGCGCTCCTCGGCGTCTCCCGGCACGCCGCCCGGGCCCTCGGCCTCTACGATTCCCTGGGCATGCTCGCCGTCGGCCGCAGCGCCGACATGCTGCTCTGGGACCTGGACCACCCCGCCCAACTCGCGGGCCAGGTCGGCACCCCCCGACCGCTGCAGCGCATCTTCGCAGGAGAGATCACCCATGCGACAACGGCCTGA
- a CDS encoding carbon-nitrogen hydrolase produces the protein MSKLTIGLVQQSCTADRQANIDKSIAGIREAAARGAQLVVLQELHCGLYFCQSEDTGQFELAEPIPGPSTEAFGALARELGVVIVTSLFEKRAPGLYHNTSVVLEKDGRIAGKYRKMHIPDDPGYYEKFYFTPGDLGFNPIDTSVGRLGVLVCWDQWYPEAARLMAMAGADLLIYPTAIGWDPNDSAEEQQRQLGAWVTIQRAHAVANGIPVVSVNRVGFEDDPSGQGAGSQFWGNSFVAGCQGELLAEGGNDQEQVLVVEVDRKRSENVRRIWPFLRDRRIDFYDELVKRYRD, from the coding sequence ATGAGCAAACTGACCATCGGCCTGGTCCAGCAGAGCTGCACGGCGGACCGCCAGGCCAATATCGACAAGAGCATCGCGGGCATCCGCGAAGCCGCCGCGCGCGGGGCCCAACTGGTAGTCCTGCAGGAGCTGCACTGCGGGCTCTATTTCTGCCAGAGCGAGGACACCGGCCAGTTCGAGCTGGCTGAGCCGATCCCCGGCCCCTCCACCGAGGCCTTCGGGGCCCTGGCCAGGGAACTCGGCGTGGTGATCGTCACCTCGCTCTTCGAGAAACGGGCGCCGGGGCTGTATCACAACACCTCGGTGGTGCTGGAAAAGGACGGCCGCATCGCCGGCAAGTACCGCAAGATGCACATCCCCGACGACCCGGGCTACTACGAGAAGTTCTACTTCACCCCCGGCGACCTCGGCTTCAACCCCATCGATACCTCCGTCGGAAGGCTCGGCGTGCTGGTCTGCTGGGACCAGTGGTATCCCGAGGCCGCGCGGCTGATGGCCATGGCCGGGGCCGACCTGCTGATCTACCCCACCGCCATCGGCTGGGACCCCAACGACAGCGCCGAAGAGCAGCAGCGCCAGCTCGGCGCCTGGGTCACCATCCAGCGCGCCCACGCCGTGGCCAACGGCATCCCGGTGGTCAGCGTCAACCGGGTCGGCTTCGAGGACGATCCCAGCGGTCAGGGCGCAGGCTCACAGTTCTGGGGAAACAGCTTCGTCGCCGGCTGCCAGGGCGAGTTGCTCGCCGAGGGGGGCAACGACCAGGAGCAGGTGCTGGTGGTAGAGGTCGACCGCAAGCGCAGCGAAAATGTCCGCCGCATCTGGCCGTTCCTGCGCGACCGGCGCATCGACTTCTACGACGAGTTGGTCAAGCGCTATCGCGACTGA
- a CDS encoding agmatine deiminase family protein, with protein MTRRLPAEWEAQDGVLLAWPHEETDWHADLEQVEPVFVEIVRQISRFERVLLVAPDARELRTTLQMAGVCLDRVQIFEIPSNDTWARDFGPITVEDNGQVRLLDYGFNGWGLKFASNFDNQITRGLHQAGAFGSTPREVVGLILEGGSIESDGRGTILTTAECLLNPNRNPHLDRRQIERVLAEQLGAERVLWLENGYLAGDDTDSHVDTLARLCPEDTIAYVACDDPEDEHYEALQRMEQELKALRTAAGEPYRLIPLPWPVACYDDEGERLPATYANFLVINDAVLVPTYGDDKDQAALEAVGQAFPARDIIGIDCFPLILQHGSLHCVTMQIPKGVLA; from the coding sequence ATGACCCGAAGATTACCGGCGGAATGGGAAGCACAGGACGGGGTACTGCTGGCCTGGCCCCACGAAGAAACGGACTGGCATGCGGACCTGGAGCAGGTCGAGCCGGTCTTTGTGGAAATTGTCCGGCAGATCAGCCGCTTCGAGAGGGTGCTGCTGGTGGCCCCCGACGCCCGGGAACTGCGCACCACCCTGCAGATGGCCGGCGTCTGCCTGGACCGCGTGCAGATTTTCGAGATCCCCAGCAATGACACCTGGGCCCGCGATTTCGGTCCCATCACCGTCGAAGACAACGGCCAGGTGCGCCTGCTCGACTACGGTTTCAACGGCTGGGGCCTCAAGTTCGCCAGCAATTTCGACAACCAGATCACCCGCGGCCTGCACCAGGCCGGAGCCTTCGGCTCTACCCCCCGGGAGGTGGTCGGGCTGATTCTCGAAGGCGGCAGCATCGAAAGCGACGGACGGGGCACCATTCTCACCACTGCAGAATGCCTGCTCAACCCCAATCGCAACCCCCACCTCGACCGCCGGCAGATCGAACGGGTTCTCGCCGAACAGCTCGGCGCCGAGCGGGTGCTGTGGCTGGAAAACGGCTACCTGGCCGGCGACGACACTGACTCCCACGTCGACACCCTGGCGCGGCTCTGCCCTGAGGACACTATCGCCTACGTCGCCTGCGACGACCCGGAGGACGAACATTACGAGGCCCTGCAGCGCATGGAGCAGGAGCTCAAGGCCCTGCGCACAGCCGCCGGCGAACCTTATCGGCTGATCCCCCTGCCCTGGCCCGTAGCCTGTTACGACGACGAGGGCGAGCGGCTGCCGGCGACCTACGCCAACTTCCTGGTCATCAACGACGCGGTGCTGGTCCCCACCTACGGTGACGACAAGGACCAGGCGGCCCTCGAGGCGGTCGGACAGGCGTTTCCCGCCCGTGATATCATAGGAATCGATTGTTTCCCGCTGATTCTGCAGCACGGCTCGCTGCACTGCGTGACCATGCAGATCCCTAAAGGAGTGCTGGCATGA
- a CDS encoding bifunctional DedA family/phosphatase PAP2 family protein, which translates to MESWLQQFFDWLPSGGSYYLLIGVVAFLESLVGVGLLVPGGVLTVFCGFLAAHGKGDIQMVMAAAGAGAIVGDLGCYWAGARFGPRLSKLAPLAKRQSLIRRAELFFAAHGGKSVFLGRFFGPLRGVIPFVAGSAMMSPLAFFCYALISGVLWGFAYPGLGFAGGTSWQKVQQLTGRVSLLIAALVVLLVLNSLFWAKLAPRIGHTLARIWNRVRTGWHRLLRKPLVARFISRHPVLWSFLADRFSLHRGSGLYLTAGFLTSALFALLFVGLVFGLHLQQTLQSLDQWTYLAVQSLRHPATDVVFLTLTFLGSAPVVLMLGGLVMLWLLLNNRDFSAVILVAGTAGGELLVFLLKNLFQRPRPTPILPALEVISSSFPSAHAFVALVFYGLVVYMLIDTVHNWQNRFALVLAGSFLTLLIGFSRIYLGVHWLTDVLGGFALAAVWLTFLITASELRRRYAGEFPWRHGWSPLSFSPTHRAMILTAAALLVLGSVIAYLAWKILAIL; encoded by the coding sequence ATGGAATCCTGGCTTCAGCAATTTTTCGACTGGTTGCCCAGCGGCGGGTCTTACTACCTGCTGATCGGGGTGGTCGCCTTTCTCGAATCGCTGGTCGGCGTCGGGCTCCTCGTGCCCGGCGGGGTGCTGACCGTTTTCTGCGGTTTTCTCGCCGCTCACGGCAAAGGGGATATCCAGATGGTCATGGCCGCCGCGGGGGCTGGAGCGATCGTCGGCGACCTGGGCTGCTACTGGGCCGGCGCACGCTTCGGCCCCCGGCTGAGCAAACTGGCGCCCCTGGCCAAACGCCAGAGCCTGATCCGCAGGGCCGAGCTCTTTTTCGCCGCCCACGGCGGAAAAAGTGTCTTTCTCGGGCGTTTTTTCGGCCCGCTGCGGGGGGTGATCCCCTTTGTAGCCGGCAGCGCCATGATGTCCCCGCTGGCGTTTTTCTGCTACGCCCTGATCAGCGGCGTCCTCTGGGGATTCGCCTACCCGGGCCTCGGTTTTGCCGGCGGCACCAGCTGGCAGAAGGTGCAGCAGCTCACCGGGCGGGTCAGCCTGCTGATCGCCGCGCTGGTGGTCCTGCTGGTCCTCAACAGCCTGTTCTGGGCCAAACTCGCCCCCCGTATCGGTCATACCCTGGCCCGAATCTGGAACCGGGTCAGGACCGGCTGGCACCGGCTGCTGCGCAAACCCCTGGTGGCCCGTTTCATTTCGCGACACCCCGTGCTATGGAGTTTTTTGGCCGATCGCTTCAGCCTGCACAGGGGATCTGGCCTTTATCTGACTGCCGGCTTTCTAACCAGCGCATTGTTCGCCCTGCTGTTCGTTGGGCTGGTGTTCGGCCTGCACCTGCAGCAGACCCTCCAGAGCCTGGACCAATGGACCTACCTTGCGGTACAGAGTCTGCGCCATCCGGCCACGGATGTTGTTTTTCTCACCCTGACCTTTCTCGGCAGCGCCCCGGTGGTACTGATGCTCGGGGGTCTGGTCATGCTCTGGCTGTTGCTCAATAACCGGGATTTCTCCGCAGTTATCCTGGTCGCCGGCACCGCCGGTGGGGAACTGCTGGTATTCCTTCTCAAGAACCTGTTTCAGCGCCCCCGCCCTACCCCGATCCTACCGGCCCTGGAAGTCATCTCCTCGAGCTTTCCAAGCGCCCACGCCTTTGTCGCGCTGGTTTTTTACGGCCTGGTGGTCTATATGCTGATCGACACCGTACACAACTGGCAAAATCGCTTCGCACTGGTCCTGGCCGGCAGTTTCCTTACCCTGCTGATCGGGTTCAGCCGCATTTATCTCGGCGTCCACTGGCTGACCGACGTGCTGGGCGGCTTCGCCCTGGCCGCCGTCTGGCTGACCTTCCTGATCACCGCCTCGGAACTGCGCCGCCGCTACGCCGGAGAATTTCCCTGGCGGCATGGCTGGAGTCCCTTGAGTTTCTCGCCGACGCACCGCGCCATGATTCTCACCGCAGCCGCCCTGCTGGTCCTGGGCTCCGTTATCGCCTACCTGGCCTGGAAAATCCTCGCGATCTTGTGA
- a CDS encoding HD domain-containing protein: MNPLALLEKYYPPGSQGHAILLEHSLAVAAKAEAIARRLGPQLVDADFVREAALLHDIGICYTSAPELGCNGALPYLAHGYKGRELLEAEGLPRHALVCERHIGVGLTAEEITSQELPVPPRDMLPLSVEEQIVTYADLFFSKDPAAGHRERQAERVRESLARFGAEKVAVFDGWHRRFAG; the protein is encoded by the coding sequence ATGAATCCTCTTGCCCTGCTTGAAAAATACTATCCGCCCGGCAGCCAGGGCCATGCCATCCTTCTTGAGCACAGCCTGGCGGTGGCCGCCAAGGCCGAAGCGATTGCCAGGCGTCTCGGGCCGCAGCTGGTCGATGCGGACTTCGTCCGCGAGGCGGCGCTGCTGCACGATATCGGCATCTGTTACACCTCGGCCCCGGAGCTTGGCTGCAACGGCGCCCTTCCCTATCTGGCCCACGGCTACAAGGGTCGGGAGCTGCTCGAGGCCGAGGGCCTGCCGCGCCACGCCCTGGTCTGCGAGCGGCACATCGGGGTTGGGTTGACCGCCGAGGAAATCACCAGCCAGGAACTTCCGGTTCCGCCACGGGATATGCTTCCGCTCAGTGTCGAAGAGCAGATCGTCACCTACGCCGACCTGTTTTTCTCCAAAGACCCTGCCGCCGGCCACCGGGAGCGCCAGGCGGAGCGGGTACGGGAGAGCCTCGCCAGGTTTGGCGCCGAAAAGGTGGCAGTCTTCGACGGGTGGCACCGGCGATTTGCCGGCTGA
- a CDS encoding DcrB/PsbP domain-containing protein: MARFAKPEFSIPAFCGYRLPRIAMRLIAAAGIVLALSCCSGPGQITGGDKRIQETYYYDANLEFALEHPRKWTRTRVAAEGYPQVPYAIRLGPPARKDEAGQIRVTITSIPPTLARGGYAALQANYLQASPGFVLESEAAVPLTYTPAWQVTGQNAERTALVYLITSNRRAYIIELSAPTAAFDKYRPVFEALAQSFLPLD, encoded by the coding sequence GTGGCCCGCTTCGCCAAACCCGAATTTTCCATCCCTGCCTTCTGCGGGTACCGCCTGCCCCGGATCGCCATGCGGCTGATTGCGGCGGCGGGGATAGTCCTTGCCCTGAGCTGCTGCTCCGGACCGGGGCAAATCACCGGAGGGGATAAGCGCATCCAGGAAACCTATTACTACGATGCCAACCTGGAGTTCGCCCTTGAACACCCGAGGAAATGGACGAGAACCCGGGTCGCCGCAGAGGGTTATCCACAGGTCCCCTACGCCATCCGGCTCGGCCCGCCGGCCAGGAAGGACGAAGCGGGCCAAATCCGGGTGACCATCACCTCGATCCCCCCCACCCTGGCGCGTGGCGGATACGCCGCTTTGCAGGCGAACTACCTGCAGGCGTCCCCGGGGTTCGTCCTGGAGTCCGAAGCCGCGGTGCCTCTGACCTATACCCCTGCCTGGCAGGTGACGGGGCAAAACGCCGAGCGCACCGCCCTGGTCTACCTGATCACTTCGAACCGCCGCGCCTACATTATCGAACTATCCGCCCCCACGGCTGCTTTCGACAAGTACCGGCCGGTTTTCGAAGCCCTGGCCCAGTCGTTCCTGCCCCTGGACTAA
- a CDS encoding transglutaminase-like domain-containing protein, which produces MKKIAALVALLLAPVLATAAQPAERSGVITMEFDLSAHAQGEEARLWIPYPVSDANQQISGVKVSGDYADAAVYTDRVFQTAMLSASWPAEAKSRKLTFTFAVDRQEVQRREFPTREAAWDPADYALYLAPTSLGPVDGQVKRLADHITAEQKTVLGKARAIYDWICENMYRDPDTKGCGAGDVCTLLEKPGGKCADIHSVFVSLARAAGVPSREIFGIRQAKESEKDISTWQHCWAEFYLPGYGWVPVDPGDVRKAMLTEKLELSDPKTAEHRKYFWGGIDAYRVSLGQGRDLVLSPPQSGEAVNYLMYPYAQIGGKTLDWLDPASFKYTITYQAK; this is translated from the coding sequence ATGAAAAAAATTGCAGCCCTGGTCGCCTTGCTGCTGGCCCCGGTTCTGGCCACCGCGGCCCAACCGGCCGAGCGCAGCGGTGTGATCACCATGGAGTTCGACCTGAGCGCCCACGCCCAGGGCGAGGAGGCCCGCCTGTGGATTCCCTATCCGGTTTCCGATGCCAACCAGCAGATTTCCGGGGTAAAGGTTTCGGGCGACTACGCCGATGCCGCGGTCTATACCGACCGGGTATTCCAGACCGCGATGCTTTCGGCCAGTTGGCCGGCCGAGGCCAAAAGCCGCAAACTGACCTTTACCTTTGCCGTTGATCGCCAGGAGGTGCAGCGGCGCGAGTTTCCCACCCGCGAGGCGGCCTGGGATCCGGCCGATTACGCCCTGTACCTGGCCCCCACCAGCCTGGGGCCCGTCGACGGGCAGGTCAAGAGGCTTGCCGACCACATCACCGCAGAGCAGAAAACCGTGCTCGGCAAGGCCCGGGCGATCTACGACTGGATCTGCGAAAACATGTACCGCGATCCCGATACCAAGGGGTGCGGGGCTGGGGATGTCTGCACCCTGCTGGAGAAGCCCGGCGGCAAGTGCGCCGATATCCATTCGGTCTTCGTTTCCCTGGCCCGGGCCGCCGGGGTTCCCTCGCGGGAGATCTTCGGCATCCGCCAGGCCAAGGAAAGCGAAAAGGATATCAGCACCTGGCAGCACTGCTGGGCCGAGTTCTACCTGCCCGGTTACGGCTGGGTCCCGGTGGATCCTGGGGATGTGCGCAAGGCGATGCTTACCGAGAAACTTGAACTTTCCGATCCCAAGACTGCAGAACACCGTAAGTATTTCTGGGGCGGAATCGACGCCTACCGGGTCAGCCTCGGCCAGGGGCGCGACCTGGTTCTCAGCCCCCCCCAGAGCGGCGAGGCGGTCAATTACCTGATGTACCCCTACGCCCAGATCGGCGGCAAGACCCTCGACTGGCTCGACCCGGCCAGTTTCAAGTACACGATCACCTACCAGGCAAAGTAA
- a CDS encoding MFS transporter, which yields MSITSNIPKLYAFSFLKMALFPMAIITLFWKDHIGLSLTQILVLQGLFSVATLLMEYPSGYLSDRLGYRFSLNLASLFGIAGWTFYTVADSFSGVLIAECLLGVSYAFISGSDSALLFESLRTENREEEYARFDGRMTGFAQTGEAAGALFAGLLYASAPLLPFFIQIAVWVLALLICRSLAEAPADTEAAPASHLREALGTCRLVFIENRHLRWTVLLGTVLGISSFFPVWLIQPYMQQAGVPLSWFGPVWAGANLTVALFSVLSHRFRFALGDRGMTALFLVLILAGYLGLGLSAGIWSFLFYYLLTAMRGMQGPILRQHLQTASRRANRASILSLKSLSFRLLFVATGPLVGHFADTRGLQPTFLVLALAFAATIWPLAVLFLKTAPKAAEN from the coding sequence TTGAGCATCACCTCCAACATTCCCAAGCTCTACGCCTTCTCCTTCCTGAAGATGGCCCTATTCCCCATGGCCATCATCACCCTGTTCTGGAAGGATCACATCGGCCTTTCGCTTACCCAGATCCTGGTACTCCAGGGTCTGTTCTCGGTCGCGACATTGCTCATGGAGTATCCCTCGGGATACCTCAGCGACCGCCTTGGCTACCGTTTCTCCCTGAACCTGGCTTCGCTGTTCGGGATCGCCGGATGGACGTTTTACACGGTGGCCGATTCCTTTTCCGGGGTCCTGATTGCCGAGTGCCTACTGGGCGTGAGCTACGCCTTCATCAGCGGATCGGACAGCGCCCTGCTGTTCGAAAGTCTGCGAACGGAAAATCGCGAGGAGGAATATGCCCGTTTCGACGGACGCATGACCGGCTTTGCCCAGACCGGGGAAGCGGCGGGTGCCCTGTTTGCCGGCCTGCTTTACGCGAGCGCTCCGCTGCTGCCGTTTTTCATCCAGATCGCCGTCTGGGTGCTGGCGCTGCTGATCTGCCGCAGCCTCGCCGAAGCCCCGGCGGACACCGAAGCGGCCCCCGCTTCGCACCTTCGCGAGGCCCTCGGCACCTGCCGCCTGGTTTTCATCGAAAACCGCCATCTGCGCTGGACGGTGCTGCTCGGGACGGTGCTCGGCATCTCTTCGTTTTTCCCGGTCTGGCTCATCCAGCCCTACATGCAGCAGGCCGGCGTACCGCTCTCCTGGTTTGGTCCGGTCTGGGCCGGCGCCAACCTGACCGTCGCCCTGTTCTCGGTGCTCAGCCACCGCTTCCGGTTTGCCCTGGGCGACCGGGGGATGACCGCGCTGTTTCTGGTGCTGATCCTGGCCGGGTACCTGGGGCTGGGGTTGTCGGCGGGAATCTGGAGTTTTCTGTTCTACTACCTGCTGACCGCCATGCGCGGCATGCAGGGTCCGATCCTGCGCCAGCACCTCCAGACCGCCAGCCGTCGCGCCAACCGGGCCAGCATCCTGTCGCTGAAATCACTGAGCTTCCGCCTGCTGTTCGTCGCCACCGGCCCCCTGGTGGGGCACTTCGCCGACACCCGGGGCTTGCAGCCGACCTTCCTCGTCCTGGCCCTGGCCTTCGCGGCAACTATCTGGCCCTTGGCCGTTCTTTTTCTGAAGACCGCCCCCAAGGCTGCCGAGAACTAA
- a CDS encoding ferredoxin: MPRIPVVDQDACIGCEVCTQICPEVFKMEGEEGHGHDHGHKSVVYNPTGAPEAKIEEAMDNCPVACIHWQE, from the coding sequence ATGCCCCGCATCCCCGTCGTCGACCAGGACGCCTGCATCGGCTGCGAAGTCTGCACGCAGATCTGCCCGGAAGTCTTCAAAATGGAAGGCGAAGAAGGCCACGGCCACGACCATGGCCACAAGTCGGTAGTCTACAACCCCACCGGCGCTCCCGAAGCCAAGATCGAAGAGGCCATGGACAACTGCCCGGTGGCCTGCATTCATTGGCAGGAATAA